In Halalkalicoccus subterraneus, the DNA window CGGGCGGATGTACCAGCGCAAACTCGGTCTGGTCCACTTCTGGCTCAGCTTCATCGGGACGAACGTGACGTTCTTCGCGATGATCCTGCTCGGGTACGGCGGCATGCCACGCCGATACGCCGAGTACCTGCCCACCTACATGACGCTCCATCAGGTGACGACCATCGGGGCGTTCCTCATCTTCCTCGGTGGACTGGTGTTCGTCTGGAACGTCGTCCAGTCGTGGCTCGAAGGACCGCGCGTCGAGGACGGCGATCCGTGGAACCTCAAGGAGGACGGACTCACGACAAACGAGTGGACGTGGTTCGAGGACAAGATCGAGACGCGGCTCGCGACCGACGGTAGCGGCGAGACGGACGACCAGACGATGGCCGACGGCGGCGAGCAGATGGAAGACTGAGAAAGCGAGTGTCTAGCCCGTCGCGACGATAAAGAACGCGGTCACCGCCATCAGAACCGCAATACCACCGAGAACGAGCGCAAGCAGTTCCTTTTCGGTCAGCTCTCTGTCGAGCATATTCGAGGTCGGGCCGCCGGAGGGAAAGCCTCATCGTTTCGCCGGACGAACCGCCCGTGTGAACGAATCTGCCGCCACCACGACGCGGAGCGTGTCGGGTCAACAGCTCGTCATCGGGCTCTACGTCGGACTGGTCGCCTTCGCCGGATGCATGGGATTCATCCTCGGCGCAATAGTCGAAGACCTGCGATCAGTCGCGATCCTCGGCCTGATTTCGGTGCCGCCGACGCCGGCGGGAATGGCCCTCTACGGTTCGGTGACGATCGCCGCCCTTCTCGGCGTGTTGCTGCTCGCGGTCCGATATGTCGCACCCGAGCGCTAATCTCGACGACGATCACCCCTCGCCGACCATCCGCTCTTCCTCGTCCCACTCGCGCTGGCGGAGCTCGAACTTCTGGATCTTGCCGGTCGCCGTCGTCGGAAGCTCGGAGACGAACTCGATCTCGTGGATGACCTTGTAGCCGGCGAGGCGCTCGTGGGTGAACTCGGTGATCGCCTCGGCACTCACGCCGGGTTCGTCGGGATCGCCGTTGGCGGGCACGACGAACGCCTTCGGGGTTTCGCCCCACTTCTCACTGGGTGCGGGGATCACCGCGGCGTCGGCCACGGCGGGATGCTCAAACAGGGTGTCCTCGAGTTCGATGCTCGAGATGTTCTCGCCGCCCGAGATGATGATGTCCTTCTTTCGATCCTGGATCGAGATCATGCCGTGTTCGTCGATCACGGCCAGATCGCCGGTGTGGTAGTAGCCCTCGATCCGGTCGGAGAAGGCCTCCTCGGTAGCCTCGGGCTTCTCCCAGTAGCCGTCCATCACCTGGTTGCCGCGGACGACGATCTCGCCGATGGTGGCGTCGTCGCGGGGCACGTCCTCGCCGTCCTCGTCGACGATCCGCACGTCCGTACCGAGGTAACCGAGCCCCTGGCGCTTCTTGATCGCGAACCGG includes these proteins:
- a CDS encoding DUF7520 family protein, translated to MNESAATTTRSVSGQQLVIGLYVGLVAFAGCMGFILGAIVEDLRSVAILGLISVPPTPAGMALYGSVTIAALLGVLLLAVRYVAPER